From Penaeus vannamei isolate JL-2024 chromosome 40, ASM4276789v1, whole genome shotgun sequence, the proteins below share one genomic window:
- the LOC113820906 gene encoding uncharacterized protein, whose product MRALGGGINMDLWLCVIVLMSTRCIPFIRGQGIAAVGGGGGGGGGTAAVGGGNDGGAGGCQDLHPSCRGWGERGECEINPAYMLANCPTTCDSCMPQGEEECVNRASSSSCDLEALLGRCRTNPSFALRFCAGSCRDFIDVCARADTRDINTCIGPQSITQPDFECGAVPSSARMGVPPPAEAAPPDAGRAGPARWNVRYEVVRAARRLGVDKWRQKKRRQEARQDEECVEILEDCDPTTTSTTSPPSTTTTPSTTPTTTPFTTTPSTTTLPSTTTPSTTTPPSTTTTPSTTPPTTIPTTLPNDEIPQLKKRKKKSKKKNRRGREVRQDDKDCIIIVPNPDCSTTTVPPTTVPPTTVSTTSANEEATVPPEVVQGTAAALIAVFVSVPVVAALVGASSSAAAAASAGVGGSEGVGDVGGGQGGQGSQAQSSQQSMQQPPTQMQPPPPPPPPPPPPPPPPPPPPPPPPPEVPPPPVVPPSFNRAAAKSLVPNCDPSGYVQVVGELQTLVVGHTGRPLEPKAFMLVEAILFCKFGSGKNPPPSALSIFAREGPADLPLPNTYPGLSYPGLFLHDNTTVNSTAPSVPTATPPYVGVAVGPAIPEDGEETTEGMMFRVNVTDVPEVVTVGDENEVEKEEEPEYVTDVPEVVTVGDENEVEKEEELEYVTDVPEVVTVGDENEVEKEEEPEDVTDVPEVVTVSDENEVEKEEEPDYVTEDDEGPLPVTEGNDRNRFFCGGALITPRHVLTAAHCVAVSRPEVIRLGERDFTRSTESQAFDYPVQRVAIHPQYNALYNYFDIAVIELRNEVKFNALVQPYCLPASTLMLDGRTCTVSGWGSRPNEFAATLLTSVEVDVKPLTECNDLYVEAGSVFSTSYPQGLDATLLCASGGTGKDVCRGDSGGPLLLDVDGLETEVGVVSAGHGCGDPLFPGIYTRVDAFLDWLDRTVYGVCARASFAAQQGGAAVGNGTGVG is encoded by the exons ATGAGGGCTTTGGGAGGAGGGATAAATATGGACCTGTGGCTGTGTGTTATTGTCTTGATGTCAACTCGCTGTATACCATTTATTCGAGGACAAG GCATTGCAGCGGTGGGcggtggcggtggggggggtggaggcactGCAGCGGTGGGCGGAGGCAACGACGGAGGCGCAGGAGGCTGCCAGGATCTCCATCCCTcttgcagggggtggggggagaggggggaatgcgAAATCAATCCGGCATACATGCTTGCCAACTGCCCCACCACGTGCGACTCCTGTATGCCTCAAG GCGAGGAAGAGTGCGTGAatcgggcctcctcctcctcctgcgaccTGGAAGCCCTCCTGGGACGCTGCAGGACcaacccctccttcgcccttcgcTTCTGCGCCGGATCCTGCAGGGACTTCATcgacgtgtgcgcgcgcgcagacACTCGAG ATATCAACACCTGTATTGGACCTCAGTCGATTACTCAGCCAGACTTTG AGTGCGGTGCAGTCCCGTCTTCGGCGCGTATGGGCGTCCCGCCGCCAGCAGAAGCGGCGCCTCCTGACGCAGGCCGTGCAGGTCCTGCGAGGTGGAATGTTCGCTACGAGGTAGTCAGGGCTGCGAGGAGGCTCGGCGTGGACAAATGGCGGCAGAAGAAGAGACGCCAAGAGGCGAGGCAGGACGAGGAGTGCGTCGAGATCTTGGAAGACTGTGATCCCACTACAACATCCACCACCagccccccttccaccaccaccacaccttccACCACTCCTACCACTACGCCTTTCACCACCACTCCTTCTACCACCACCCTACCTTCCACCACCACTCCTTCTACCACCACcccaccttccaccaccaccacaccatccaccacccctcccaccacaaTTCCAACGACTTTACCTAACGACGAAATACCGCaactgaagaaaaggaaaaagaaaagcaagaaaaagaacaggaggggGCGCGAAGTCCGGCAGGATGACAAGGATTGCATTATAATTGTGCCCAACCCCGATTGCTCCACGACCACTGTGCCCCCGACCACTGTGCCCCCGACCACTGTCTCCACGACCAGCGCCAATGAGGAAGCAACTGTGCCTCCAGAAGTCGTCCAGGGAACCGCCGCCGCGCTGATCGCCGTCTTCGTGTCAGTCCCCGTCGTCGCTGCTCTCGTCGGGGCTAGTTCTAGCGCCGCGGCTGCAGCCAGcgcaggagtaggaggaagtgagggggtcggagatgtgggaggagggcagggaggccaAGGCAGCCAGGCTCAGTCGTCGCAGCAATCCATGCAACAGCCTCCTACACAAATgcagccaccgccgccgccgccgccaccgccgccgccgccaccaccgccgccgccgccgccaccaccaccaccaccacctgaagttcctcctcctcctgtggttCCGCCATCCTTCAACCGAGCTGCAGCGAAATCTCTGGTGCCAAACTGTGACCCCAGCGGATACGTGCAAGTTGTAGGCGAATTGCAGACCCTTGTAGTAGGTCACACAGGGAGACCCTTGGAGCCCAAGGCGTTCATGCTCGTGGAGGCGATCTTATTCTGTAAG TTTGGGTCAGGGAAgaatcctcctccttccgccctcaGTATCTTTGCCAGGGAAGGGCCTGctgacctccctctccctaatacTTATCCAGGTCTT AGTTATCCGGGCTTGTTTCTCCACGACAACACGACGGTCAACTCAACGGCCCCCTCAGTGCCTACAGCAACACCACCTTATGTCGGTGTCGCAGTCGGCCCGGCAATTCCCGAGGATGGTGAAGAAACCACCGAGGGAATGATGTTTCGTGTAAATGTAACGGACGTCCCTGAAGTAGTAACAGTAGGTGACGAAAATGAggtcgagaaggaagaggaacccGAATATGTAACGGACGTCCCTGAAGTAGTAACAGTAGGTGACGAAAATGAggtcgagaaggaagaggaactcGAATATGTAACGGACGTCCCTGAAGTAGTAACAGTAGGTGACGAAAATGAggtcgagaaggaagaggaacccGAAGATGTAACGGACGTCCCTGAAGTAGTAACAGTAAGTGACGAAAATGAGgtcgagaaagaagaggaacccGATTACGTTACCGAAGACGACGAAGGCCCGTTACCTGTGACGGAGGGTAACGACCGCAACAGGTTCTTTTGCGGAGGTGCCCTCATCACGCCCAGACACGTCCTCACCGCCGCCCACTGTGTCGCAGTCTCCAG ACCCGAAGTGATCCGACTGGGTGAGCGGGACTTCACGCGGAGCACCGAGTCGCAGGCCTTCGACTACCCGGTCCAGAGAGTCGCCATTCACCCGCAGTACAACGCCCTCTACAATTACTTTGATATAGCT GTGATTGAACTTAGAAATGAGGTGAAGTTCAACGCCCTAGTGCAGCCGTATTGTCTACCTGCCTCCACACTGATGCTGGATGGTCGCACCTGCACTGTCTCGGGCTGGGGGTCACGACCCAACG AGTTTGCGGCGACGCTGCTCACGAGTGTGGAAGTCGACGTGAAGCCCCTGACAGAGTGCAACGACCTGTATGTCGAGGCGGGGAGTGTCTTCTCAACCAGCTACCCGCAAGGACTGGACGCCACTCTGCTCTGCGCTAGCGGGGGCACCGGCAAAGACGTGTGCAGG GGCGACTCTGGCGGGCCGCTGCTGCTGGACGTGGACGGGCTTGAAACAGAAGTGGGCGTGGTGAGCGCCGGGCACGGCTGCGGCGACCCTCTGTTCCCAGGGATCTACACTCGCGTCGACGCCTTCCTCGACTGGCTCGACCGTACGGTGTACGGCGTGTGCGCCCGGGCGTCCTTCGCGGCACAGCAAGGAGGGGCGGCAGTGGGGAACGGCACAGGGGTGGGATGA